One Telluria mixta DNA window includes the following coding sequences:
- a CDS encoding sigma-54-dependent Fis family transcriptional regulator, producing the protein MKSSDLIERLRLRMRLRFDPENGKIWFGEHRMLLLHTHAFGALRKELFDSLGTERARGLLARMGFASGRKDAELVKKLVGDDTLEEIFLAGREMHMLEGMVKATKLRSDINIDSGTFNGTFRWDSSWEAESHVQLFGVGDEHACWSQIGYASGYASAFMNRFVVFKETQCTACGADHCLIEGRLAEDWNDPAYLSYFSPDNIVAELKELKQEVADLRATLRKHRDPGSLIGVSVGFREAFNLLSQAAATTINVLLLGETGVGKERFARWLHENGPRANKPFIAVNCSAIPHDLIESELFGVTKGAYTGAEQSRPGRFERANGGTLFLDEIGDMSQAAQVKLLRVLQTGEVERLGDENVRKVDVRLVAATNVDLQRAIVEGRFRADLYYRLATFPVVIPPLRERPADLSLLIDSLIEKNSQRYQKKVRGVTDRAREMLAQHSWPGNIRELENVIERGVLLVPNGGYIEINHLFAIVPQSMAEGMNLAGNGCLADKSDRAREELYEQLLEEDFDFELHEQKLLKLALKKAEGNFTHAARMLGITRRQLSYRCSRHQIDAPSHDDQ; encoded by the coding sequence ATGAAGTCGTCGGATTTGATTGAACGCTTGCGCCTACGGATGCGCCTGCGTTTCGACCCCGAGAATGGCAAGATCTGGTTCGGGGAGCACCGTATGTTGCTTTTACATACACACGCGTTTGGGGCGCTCCGTAAGGAACTGTTTGACTCTCTCGGTACCGAGCGGGCACGCGGACTGCTGGCGCGCATGGGGTTTGCGTCAGGAAGAAAGGACGCGGAGCTGGTCAAGAAACTTGTTGGCGACGATACGCTCGAAGAGATCTTCCTTGCGGGCAGGGAAATGCACATGCTGGAGGGTATGGTCAAAGCAACAAAGCTTCGATCCGACATCAATATCGATTCCGGCACCTTTAACGGTACGTTCAGATGGGATTCGTCGTGGGAAGCAGAATCGCATGTCCAGTTGTTCGGCGTGGGCGATGAGCACGCTTGCTGGAGCCAGATCGGGTACGCGTCCGGATACGCTTCAGCCTTCATGAACCGCTTCGTGGTCTTCAAGGAGACTCAATGCACTGCTTGCGGTGCCGACCATTGTCTTATCGAAGGGCGGCTCGCCGAGGATTGGAACGATCCTGCATACCTGAGCTACTTCAGCCCGGACAATATTGTTGCCGAGCTCAAGGAACTTAAGCAGGAAGTGGCTGACCTGAGAGCCACACTACGTAAACACCGCGACCCTGGCAGCCTCATCGGCGTGTCCGTCGGGTTCCGCGAAGCATTCAATTTATTGAGCCAGGCTGCAGCAACCACAATCAACGTTCTGCTTCTCGGCGAAACCGGAGTAGGCAAAGAGCGGTTTGCCCGCTGGCTGCATGAAAACGGTCCGCGGGCAAATAAACCATTCATTGCTGTCAATTGTTCTGCCATTCCGCACGACCTGATCGAGTCTGAGCTGTTTGGCGTGACCAAAGGGGCATATACGGGAGCGGAGCAATCCCGTCCGGGCCGGTTCGAACGCGCCAACGGCGGGACGCTTTTCCTCGATGAGATCGGGGACATGAGTCAGGCAGCCCAGGTCAAGTTATTGCGTGTTTTGCAGACGGGAGAAGTAGAGCGGCTTGGTGACGAAAACGTGCGCAAAGTGGATGTGCGCCTAGTTGCGGCCACCAACGTCGACTTGCAGCGAGCGATCGTCGAAGGTCGTTTTCGTGCCGATTTGTATTATCGGTTGGCCACTTTCCCGGTTGTCATCCCGCCGCTACGTGAACGTCCGGCCGACCTGTCGCTGTTGATCGATTCATTAATCGAAAAGAATAGTCAGCGTTACCAAAAGAAGGTAAGGGGCGTGACGGACCGTGCGAGGGAGATGCTTGCTCAACATTCATGGCCGGGCAACATACGCGAGTTGGAGAACGTGATCGAACGCGGTGTTCTTCTCGTGCCCAACGGCGGTTATATCGAAATAAATCACCTGTTCGCGATCGTGCCGCAGTCCATGGCTGAAGGCATGAACCTTGCCGGTAACGGATGTCTTGCGGACAAGAGCGACCGAGCCCGTGAGGAACTTTACGAGCAGCTGCTGGAGGAGGACTTCGACTTTGAGCTACATGAGCAAAAATTGCTCAAGCTGGCCCTGAAAAAAGCTGAGGGCAATTTTACCCATGCAGCGCGTATGCTTGGTATCACCCGCCGCCAGTTATCCTACCGGTGCTCCCGCCACCAAATCGACGCCCCGTCGCACGACGATCAATAG
- a CDS encoding 2Fe-2S iron-sulfur cluster-binding protein — protein MLTFHSETASVGDLPPASARFYLVRFQDTDETVACRADESVLAALVRTGKKGVPVGCRGGGCGICKVTVRSGRFAKLKPMSRNRVSEADELAHNVLACCICPQSDIEVRVIGKLSERLATDRTGRTL, from the coding sequence ATGCTCACTTTTCATTCAGAGACAGCGTCAGTTGGCGACCTTCCGCCTGCTTCAGCTCGTTTCTATCTCGTACGGTTTCAAGACACAGATGAGACCGTAGCCTGCCGCGCCGATGAAAGCGTACTGGCGGCACTTGTCCGTACCGGAAAAAAAGGGGTTCCCGTCGGATGCCGCGGTGGAGGTTGCGGCATTTGCAAAGTCACCGTGAGGTCGGGGCGCTTTGCCAAGTTGAAGCCCATGAGCCGTAATCGGGTCAGCGAAGCCGATGAGCTTGCGCACAACGTCCTGGCTTGCTGTATCTGCCCGCAAAGCGACATTGAAGTTCGTGTAATCGGCAAGCTAAGTGAACGTTTAGCGACCGACAGGACCGGGAGGACCCTATGA
- a CDS encoding cytochrome P450: MEALAKHGPPTFDHTFLQDPYPVYRHLREAGPVLWREDVFQGAWLLTRHADVELALRDPHFSSQRTAGWIKRVPGIDIDSRGKRVRSGLDTFQRLFGRAMVFLDGADHARLRQAMAAGFHPDLIRGMRPDVERLTDELLSPLEGSASFDFIAAIARPLPSRVMGLLLGIDRKDEERFIAWSDDLATFIGALQPSAEQLLAAQRSLSNMVRYFEALLPSRRREPGADLISRLLQAEAAGTVRADGELVAQCAMLLFAGHETTRNLLGNGLHTLLSHPHQWARLCTDTSALPLALRELLRYDSPVQYTGRRIATELTLHGKTLRRGDLVLAMIGAANRDPARFADPDTFDIGRRDGSHLSFGSGPHVCIGGGLALLEADVVLRAVMRRWPGLRLAGSMRAWNDNAGLRGFANLHVEPA, from the coding sequence ATGGAAGCATTGGCAAAACATGGACCGCCGACGTTCGATCACACGTTCCTTCAAGATCCCTATCCCGTCTATCGCCATCTGCGCGAAGCGGGTCCGGTGCTGTGGCGCGAGGACGTGTTTCAAGGTGCTTGGCTATTGACGCGCCATGCCGATGTGGAACTGGCGTTGCGCGATCCGCATTTTTCGTCGCAACGCACCGCGGGTTGGATCAAACGCGTCCCCGGCATCGATATTGATTCGCGCGGAAAGCGTGTTCGGTCAGGCCTCGACACGTTCCAGCGCCTGTTTGGACGAGCCATGGTCTTTCTGGACGGTGCGGACCATGCTCGCCTTCGTCAAGCCATGGCAGCAGGCTTCCATCCCGACCTGATCCGGGGAATGCGACCCGATGTCGAGCGCCTCACCGATGAACTGCTCAGTCCGCTCGAAGGCAGCGCAAGCTTCGATTTTATCGCCGCGATCGCGCGTCCGCTGCCTTCACGCGTCATGGGCCTGCTGCTGGGGATTGACCGCAAGGACGAGGAGCGCTTCATTGCCTGGTCGGACGACCTTGCCACATTCATCGGCGCACTTCAGCCATCGGCCGAGCAACTGCTTGCGGCCCAACGCAGCCTGTCAAACATGGTCCGTTATTTCGAGGCTCTGTTGCCCTCACGCCGCCGGGAGCCAGGTGCGGACCTGATCAGCAGGTTGCTGCAGGCGGAGGCCGCAGGCACGGTCCGGGCGGACGGAGAACTGGTGGCGCAATGCGCGATGTTGCTGTTTGCCGGACACGAAACCACGCGTAACCTGCTCGGCAATGGCCTGCATACCCTGCTGTCCCATCCGCATCAATGGGCGAGACTCTGCACTGATACGTCCGCGCTGCCATTGGCGCTGCGCGAACTGTTGCGCTACGACAGTCCTGTCCAGTACACGGGTCGCAGGATCGCGACGGAGCTCACGCTGCATGGTAAAACGCTCCGCCGTGGTGATCTCGTTCTCGCAATGATTGGTGCCGCAAACCGGGATCCCGCTCGATTTGCGGATCCCGACACTTTCGATATCGGCCGACGCGATGGCAGTCACCTGTCCTTCGGCAGCGGACCGCACGTGTGTATCGGCGGTGGCTTGGCGCTGCTCGAGGCCGATGTCGTATTACGCGCTGTGATGCGACGTTGGCCGGGCCTCCGCCTGGCTGGCTCCATGCGTGCATGGAACGACAATGCGGGACTGCGCGGCTTCGCGAATTTGCATGTTGAACCGGCTTGA
- a CDS encoding aromatic/alkene monooxygenase hydroxylase subunit beta, translated as MQIDLRTVNIKPLRHTFDHIAKRLGADKPATRYQEGTFDLQSTHNFHYRPTWDPEHELFDASRTKVVMKDWYALKDPRQFYYATYTIARAKQHEAADASFTFVESRDLADSLAPETCQLALDLLLPLRHLAWGGNLNNIFIAAYGYGAAITQPCCFHAMDQLGIAQYLTRVGLLLSDADALVKAKSDWLSSGTWQPLRRYAENLLVKKDFFELFVAQNFALDGLLYPLVYQNIVDKRMTSTGAAPVAMLTSFMSDWYGETQKWVDSCIKTAAAESEENKALLSQWTVHWRERAIEALAPLATMALKCDANATLNLVVDNFNARAARLGLSV; from the coding sequence ATGCAAATCGATCTACGCACCGTCAATATCAAGCCCCTTCGGCACACTTTCGACCACATTGCCAAGCGTCTGGGTGCAGATAAGCCCGCGACTCGTTACCAAGAGGGAACGTTTGACCTGCAGTCGACGCACAACTTCCATTACCGTCCGACATGGGACCCTGAGCACGAACTATTCGATGCGAGCCGCACGAAGGTCGTCATGAAGGATTGGTACGCATTGAAGGATCCGCGTCAGTTTTACTACGCCACCTACACCATAGCGCGCGCGAAACAACATGAGGCAGCCGACGCCAGCTTCACCTTCGTCGAATCGCGCGACCTGGCGGATTCGCTCGCGCCTGAAACATGTCAACTCGCGCTCGATCTGCTTTTGCCTTTGCGCCATTTGGCTTGGGGAGGCAATCTGAACAATATTTTTATTGCGGCCTATGGATATGGGGCCGCGATTACCCAGCCGTGCTGTTTTCATGCAATGGACCAGCTTGGTATCGCGCAGTATTTGACTCGAGTCGGCCTCCTGTTGTCAGACGCGGACGCGCTGGTCAAGGCAAAGAGCGACTGGTTGAGTAGCGGTACCTGGCAGCCATTACGCCGGTACGCTGAAAACCTGCTGGTTAAGAAGGACTTTTTCGAGTTATTCGTCGCTCAAAACTTCGCCCTGGACGGTTTGCTGTACCCATTGGTGTACCAAAACATTGTCGATAAACGGATGACGTCAACAGGCGCAGCGCCTGTAGCAATGCTCACCTCGTTCATGAGCGACTGGTATGGCGAAACCCAAAAATGGGTTGACTCCTGTATCAAGACCGCGGCTGCTGAATCCGAAGAGAACAAGGCGCTGTTGTCGCAATGGACAGTGCACTGGCGTGAGCGCGCTATCGAAGCCTTGGCTCCGCTGGCGACGATGGCGCTGAAGTGCGACGCAAACGCTACTTTGAACCTGGTGGTTGACAATTTCAATGCTCGCGCCGCCCGGCTCGGCCTCTCGGTGTAA
- a CDS encoding LysR substrate-binding domain-containing protein, whose protein sequence is MKYFIAVAQELNFSRAAVALNISQPPLTRQIQQLEEEVGAQLFIRTSKGVELTQAGRILLEEGLNIRSMIEQTAERTRQAGRGEIGRIDIGIFGSGTFDVIPQLLLRFRNTYPNVNVVLHTMAKSEQIEALRQRRITVGFNRLLDPCTDITVERVTTEAIMVAVNALHPLAKETSIPLQALKGQPMVMFPTGHRPNFIDKIIELCSREGFLPNVSQETTDALTGIALVASGLGLSLVAESAARLQLPGVVYRPLKDAPQAVVDLSCIYRPDDTSPTLMRFLEVVRQYSKEVDAGAEHAA, encoded by the coding sequence ATGAAATACTTCATCGCGGTCGCACAAGAGCTGAATTTCAGTCGTGCCGCCGTCGCTCTTAATATTTCACAGCCCCCGCTCACGCGCCAGATCCAGCAGTTAGAAGAGGAAGTTGGTGCCCAGTTGTTCATCCGCACGTCCAAGGGAGTCGAGTTGACCCAGGCTGGTCGCATCCTGCTGGAAGAAGGGCTGAACATCCGCTCGATGATCGAACAGACCGCTGAACGAACGCGGCAGGCCGGGCGGGGGGAAATCGGACGGATCGACATCGGTATCTTTGGCTCGGGCACATTCGACGTCATACCTCAGTTGCTGTTGCGTTTTCGCAACACTTATCCCAACGTGAATGTGGTTCTCCACACGATGGCCAAGAGCGAACAGATTGAAGCGCTGCGACAGCGGCGGATCACGGTCGGGTTCAACCGCTTGCTTGACCCTTGTACAGACATCACCGTGGAGCGCGTCACGACCGAGGCAATCATGGTCGCGGTGAACGCTCTGCATCCGTTGGCCAAGGAAACGTCGATTCCCCTACAGGCATTGAAAGGCCAGCCAATGGTCATGTTCCCAACTGGCCATCGTCCAAATTTCATCGACAAGATTATCGAACTTTGCAGCAGAGAGGGCTTCTTGCCTAACGTATCGCAAGAGACCACTGACGCGCTGACTGGAATTGCACTTGTCGCCAGCGGCCTTGGCCTCTCGCTGGTGGCAGAATCCGCCGCGCGGCTTCAATTACCCGGTGTTGTGTATCGTCCTCTCAAAGATGCTCCGCAAGCAGTCGTCGACCTGAGCTGCATATATCGTCCGGACGATACGTCGCCAACCCTCATGCGGTTTCTCGAAGTCGTTCGCCAGTATTCGAAGGAAGTTGACGCAGGCGCGGAGCACGCGGCTTGA
- a CDS encoding MmoB/DmpM family protein has translation MFNVFIALQTSDDSRAIVEAIVADNPTASVNEQPAMFKVDVPGRLTVRRGTVEEKIGRDFDLQELQLHLISISGHVEETDEEFTLYWD, from the coding sequence ATGTTCAATGTATTTATCGCTTTGCAAACCAGCGACGACAGTCGCGCCATTGTCGAGGCTATTGTTGCGGACAATCCGACCGCTTCGGTCAATGAGCAGCCGGCTATGTTCAAGGTCGACGTGCCAGGCCGACTGACCGTGCGCCGCGGCACTGTCGAGGAGAAGATCGGGCGCGATTTCGATCTTCAGGAGTTACAACTGCATTTGATCAGTATTTCCGGTCACGTCGAGGAAACCGACGAAGAGTTTACGCTCTACTGGGATTGA
- a CDS encoding aspartate kinase, translating to MALIVHKYGGTSMGSTERIKNVAARVAKWHDAGHQVVVVPSAMSGETNRLIGLAKEIMSQPDPRELDMIASTGEQVSVGLLAMALLARGKDAVSYTGWQVGIKTDSAFTKARIQSIDDTRVRADLDAGRIVIITGFQGMDEDGNISTLGRGGSDTSAVAIAAALKADECLIYTDVDGVYTTDPRVVSEARRLSKITFEEMLELASLGSKVLQTRSVEFAGNYRVPTRVLSSLTDPLMSLEEEANSGTLISFEEESNMEQAVISGIAFHRDEAKITVLGVPDKPGVAFHILGPISEANIEVDMIIQNQSVDGKTDFTFTVSRNDYQRAMGVLEGVKAEIGAAKILGDAKVSKVSAVGVGMRSHVGVASQMFRTLSEEGINIMMISTSEIKISVLIDEKYMELAVRALHKAFNLEQA from the coding sequence ATGGCCTTAATAGTCCACAAATATGGCGGTACGTCGATGGGTTCGACGGAACGCATCAAGAACGTCGCGGCCCGCGTCGCCAAATGGCACGACGCCGGTCATCAAGTCGTTGTCGTCCCTTCGGCAATGTCCGGTGAAACCAACCGTCTGATCGGCCTGGCGAAAGAGATTATGTCGCAGCCGGACCCGCGTGAACTGGACATGATTGCATCGACCGGCGAACAGGTGTCCGTCGGCCTGCTGGCCATGGCATTGCTGGCGCGCGGCAAGGATGCAGTGTCGTACACGGGCTGGCAGGTGGGCATCAAGACCGACTCGGCCTTCACGAAGGCCCGCATCCAGTCGATCGACGACACCCGCGTGCGCGCCGACCTGGACGCCGGCCGGATCGTCATCATCACCGGTTTCCAAGGCATGGATGAGGACGGAAATATCTCCACGCTGGGCCGTGGCGGTTCGGACACCTCCGCCGTCGCGATTGCGGCCGCGCTGAAGGCCGATGAATGCCTGATCTACACGGACGTCGACGGCGTCTACACGACCGACCCGCGCGTCGTGAGCGAAGCGCGCCGCCTGTCCAAGATCACGTTCGAAGAAATGCTGGAACTGGCGTCGCTGGGCTCGAAAGTCCTGCAGACCCGCTCCGTGGAATTTGCCGGCAACTACCGCGTGCCGACGCGCGTGCTGTCGTCGCTGACCGACCCCCTGATGTCGCTCGAAGAAGAAGCCAACTCGGGTACCCTGATTTCGTTTGAGGAAGAAAGCAACATGGAACAAGCCGTCATCTCGGGCATCGCCTTCCACCGCGATGAAGCCAAAATCACCGTCCTGGGCGTGCCCGACAAGCCGGGCGTCGCCTTCCACATCCTCGGGCCGATCTCGGAGGCCAATATCGAGGTCGACATGATCATACAGAACCAGTCGGTCGACGGTAAGACCGACTTTACGTTCACCGTGTCGCGCAACGATTACCAGCGCGCCATGGGCGTCCTGGAAGGCGTGAAGGCCGAAATCGGCGCCGCCAAGATCCTGGGCGATGCCAAGGTGTCGAAGGTGTCGGCCGTGGGCGTGGGCATGCGCAGCCACGTGGGCGTCGCGTCGCAGATGTTCCGTACGCTGTCGGAAGAGGGCATCAACATCATGATGATCTCGACCTCGGAAATCAAGATTTCGGTCCTGATCGACGAGAAGTACATGGAACTCGCGGTACGCGCCCTGCACAAGGCGTTTAACCTCGAGCAAGCTTAA
- a CDS encoding TetR/AcrR family transcriptional regulator, protein MKEILSVARQTFSEQGYERSTTLDIARQLNISEATIFSYFISKRDLCMHVIKGWYDEITQVLENELPLVPGTRAKLHFAVHRHLVTLMQEGSGMCRLVLSEGRTVDDEFAGLLVELKRRYTGPLMNVLATAQHAGEIRPSSPLSLLRDMVYGSMEHVLWDYVANGNKPDIDETAEQLTSMLWAAFMPVQQTTEKLAQFRMDVADALRRLEQPG, encoded by the coding sequence GTGAAGGAGATTTTGTCTGTAGCACGCCAGACGTTTTCCGAACAGGGCTATGAGCGCTCCACCACGCTCGATATTGCGCGCCAGCTGAACATTTCCGAAGCAACGATTTTTTCCTACTTCATCAGCAAGCGCGATCTCTGCATGCATGTGATCAAAGGCTGGTATGACGAGATCACGCAGGTCCTGGAAAACGAATTGCCCCTTGTGCCCGGAACCCGCGCCAAATTGCACTTCGCGGTGCATCGGCACCTCGTCACGTTGATGCAAGAGGGCAGCGGGATGTGCCGTCTTGTGCTGAGCGAAGGCCGCACCGTGGATGACGAATTCGCCGGCCTTCTGGTCGAGCTCAAGCGCCGCTATACGGGACCGCTGATGAACGTGCTCGCAACGGCACAACACGCCGGCGAGATCAGGCCGAGCTCCCCGCTATCGCTGCTGCGCGACATGGTCTACGGTTCGATGGAACACGTGTTGTGGGACTACGTGGCCAACGGGAATAAACCGGATATCGATGAGACAGCCGAACAGCTGACATCCATGCTGTGGGCAGCGTTCATGCCGGTTCAGCAAACCACGGAAAAGCTCGCGCAGTTTCGCATGGACGTCGCGGATGCGTTGCGGCGGCTAGAGCAGCCAGGATAG
- a CDS encoding ParB/RepB/Spo0J family partition protein — MTVNEETLLGQPRRRPHKVAASSTVKPLASGDGSPLMIEIALIDEDPAQPRSKNNPGLRPESIAELAASYGAKGPKTPLSLRVNADVPGRYIINHGHRRYRAGKLNGLSVLPALIAGLA; from the coding sequence ATGACGGTCAACGAAGAAACACTTCTGGGCCAGCCGCGTAGGCGCCCACATAAGGTTGCTGCGTCGAGCACTGTAAAACCGCTCGCCAGCGGCGACGGCAGCCCGTTAATGATCGAGATTGCGCTGATTGACGAAGACCCCGCACAACCACGCAGTAAGAACAATCCGGGCTTGCGACCTGAAAGTATTGCCGAGCTCGCGGCCAGCTATGGCGCAAAAGGCCCAAAGACTCCCTTGTCCCTCCGCGTCAATGCCGACGTGCCTGGCCGTTACATCATCAATCACGGGCACCGGCGTTACCGAGCCGGCAAGCTGAACGGACTAAGCGTCCTGCCCGCATTAATAGCCGGGCTTGCTTAG
- a CDS encoding acetyl-CoA carboxylase carboxyltransferase subunit alpha, with protein MSKTTFLSFEQPIAELDSKIEELRFVQDDSAVDISEEIDRLAKKSQQLTKDIYAKLTPWQVSQIARHPQRPYTMDYVNAIFTDFHELHGDRTFADDQSIIGGLARFNGQSCMVIGHQKGRDTKERAARNFGMPRPEGYRKAMRLMKLAEKFNLPIFTFVDTPGAFPGIDAEERGQSEAIGHNLYVMAELKVPLIATIIGEGGSGGALAIAVGDAVLMLQYATYSVISPEGCASILWKTSERAAEAADALGLTAHRLKAMGLIDKIVNEPLGGAHRDPAQMAQMLKRALADTLRQFQGMKTKELLDARHAKLLAYGKFKETTPREE; from the coding sequence ATGAGTAAAACAACTTTCCTCAGTTTCGAGCAGCCGATTGCCGAGCTCGATTCGAAGATCGAAGAGCTGCGCTTCGTGCAGGACGATTCCGCCGTCGACATCTCGGAAGAAATCGACCGCCTGGCCAAGAAGAGCCAGCAACTGACGAAAGACATCTATGCCAAGCTGACCCCTTGGCAGGTTTCCCAGATCGCCCGCCATCCGCAGCGTCCGTACACGATGGACTATGTGAACGCGATCTTCACCGATTTCCATGAACTGCACGGCGACCGTACCTTCGCCGACGACCAGTCCATCATCGGCGGCCTGGCCCGCTTCAACGGCCAGTCCTGCATGGTCATCGGCCACCAGAAGGGCCGCGACACGAAGGAACGCGCGGCGCGCAACTTTGGCATGCCGCGTCCGGAAGGCTACCGCAAGGCCATGCGCCTGATGAAGCTGGCCGAGAAATTCAACCTGCCGATCTTCACGTTCGTCGATACGCCCGGTGCGTTCCCCGGCATCGACGCGGAAGAGCGCGGCCAGTCGGAAGCCATCGGCCACAACCTGTACGTGATGGCCGAGCTGAAAGTGCCGCTGATCGCCACGATCATCGGCGAAGGCGGCTCGGGCGGCGCGCTGGCGATTGCCGTCGGCGACGCCGTGCTGATGCTGCAGTACGCGACGTATTCCGTGATCTCGCCGGAAGGCTGCGCGTCGATCCTGTGGAAGACGTCGGAGCGCGCGGCGGAAGCGGCCGACGCCCTCGGCTTGACGGCACACCGCCTGAAGGCGATGGGCCTGATCGACAAGATCGTCAACGAACCGCTGGGCGGCGCCCACCGCGATCCGGCCCAGATGGCCCAGATGCTCAAGCGCGCGCTGGCCGACACGCTGCGCCAGTTCCAGGGCATGAAGACCAAGGAACTGCTGGATGCCCGCCACGCCAAGCTGCTGGCCTACGGCAAGTTCAAGGAAACGACGCCGCGCGAAGAGTGA
- a CDS encoding phenol hydroxylase subunit codes for MSPVGQDHAQETGFDTTRKFVRVRGERGDGFVEFEFAIGETELFAELILQRSAFIAFCEDNQVTLLQGDKIVKPGEEDWSWSLHDATTARFKSNQ; via the coding sequence ATGAGCCCTGTCGGCCAAGACCATGCGCAGGAAACCGGCTTCGATACCACTCGTAAATTCGTCCGCGTTCGCGGTGAACGCGGCGACGGCTTCGTCGAGTTCGAGTTCGCCATTGGAGAGACCGAGCTGTTTGCAGAGCTGATTTTGCAGCGCAGCGCATTTATTGCCTTCTGCGAAGACAATCAAGTCACGCTATTGCAAGGCGACAAGATCGTAAAGCCAGGGGAGGAAGATTGGTCGTGGAGCTTGCACGATGCGACTACCGCGCGATTCAAATCAAACCAGTAA
- the tilS gene encoding tRNA lysidine(34) synthetase TilS has product MSRRTQGAAVIVARFAQAVAALREAYLPEAMPPVAVALSGGLDSMVLLHLAHAHGLQPHAFHVHHGLSPNADAWRDHCASAAAALGIPFDWRAVVVAKGKSGIEAAARKQRYAALGEMCRAHGAGLLLTAHHLDDQVETVLLQLLRGSGPAGLSGMDPANRAPGLLGDERLAMARPLLGVARADLEQFAREQGIAWVEDESNTDPRYARNALRHQVMPALAAAFPGYQQRVARSSAHTRAAQRLLDELGEQDLQACLAGDGLDLVRVRALSRDRIDNLLRHWFTTRRLAMPSTAWLAQMVAQILSAREDAQLLVEHPDVDVRRHRDHLFLVPRLPELAGMRDPEDAGIIDKHAQAFRWNGEASIAFPDYGGVLHFDAAERGFDPAWLRGQGLEIDFRKGGERLRLAHNRPTRSLKMHYQASGIPAWERGRLPIVNAGLDLLFAAGLGMDCRHVTEEPGRIALRWESATAAIPG; this is encoded by the coding sequence GTGAGCCGTCGTACGCAGGGGGCGGCCGTGATCGTCGCCCGGTTCGCGCAGGCCGTCGCGGCCCTGCGCGAAGCATACCTTCCCGAAGCCATGCCACCCGTCGCGGTCGCCCTCAGCGGCGGCCTCGATTCGATGGTGCTGCTGCACCTCGCGCACGCGCACGGACTGCAGCCGCACGCGTTCCACGTCCACCACGGCCTGAGCCCGAACGCCGACGCATGGCGCGACCATTGCGCGTCCGCCGCGGCGGCCCTGGGCATCCCGTTCGACTGGCGCGCCGTCGTCGTCGCGAAAGGGAAGAGTGGCATCGAGGCCGCTGCGCGCAAGCAGCGCTACGCGGCACTGGGTGAGATGTGCCGGGCCCACGGCGCCGGTTTGTTGCTGACGGCCCATCACCTCGACGACCAGGTCGAAACGGTGCTGCTGCAATTGCTGCGCGGCTCCGGCCCGGCCGGCCTGTCCGGCATGGACCCCGCCAACCGTGCCCCCGGCCTGCTGGGCGACGAACGCCTGGCGATGGCGCGCCCGCTGCTGGGTGTCGCGCGCGCCGATCTCGAACAGTTCGCGCGCGAGCAGGGCATCGCGTGGGTCGAAGACGAATCCAATACCGATCCGCGTTACGCCCGCAACGCGCTGCGCCACCAGGTGATGCCGGCGCTGGCTGCCGCGTTTCCCGGTTACCAGCAACGCGTGGCGCGCAGCAGCGCCCACACCCGTGCGGCCCAGCGCCTGCTGGACGAGCTGGGCGAGCAGGATCTGCAAGCCTGCCTGGCCGGCGATGGTCTGGACCTGGTCCGCGTGCGCGCCTTGAGCCGCGACCGCATCGACAATCTGCTGCGCCACTGGTTCACCACGCGCCGTCTCGCGATGCCGTCCACGGCATGGCTGGCGCAGATGGTGGCGCAGATCCTGTCCGCCCGCGAGGACGCGCAATTGCTCGTCGAGCACCCGGACGTCGACGTGCGCCGCCACCGCGACCATCTGTTTCTCGTGCCGCGCCTGCCGGAACTGGCCGGCATGCGCGATCCCGAGGACGCCGGGATCATCGACAAGCACGCCCAGGCGTTCCGCTGGAACGGCGAGGCATCGATCGCGTTCCCGGACTACGGCGGCGTGCTGCATTTCGACGCGGCCGAGCGCGGGTTCGATCCGGCCTGGCTGCGAGGGCAGGGGCTCGAGATCGATTTCCGCAAGGGCGGAGAACGTCTGCGCCTGGCGCACAACCGTCCGACCCGCAGCCTCAAGATGCATTACCAGGCGAGCGGCATCCCGGCCTGGGAGCGGGGCCGCCTGCCCATCGTGAATGCCGGCCTCGACCTGCTGTTCGCGGCAGGGCTCGGCATGGACTGCCGGCACGTGACCGAGGAGCCGGGCCGCATCGCGCTGCGTTGGGAAAGCGCGACGGCTGCCATCCCGGGTTAA